A window of Rhabdothermincola salaria contains these coding sequences:
- a CDS encoding aconitate hydratase, with protein sequence MAVAANTPIDLIESIYGQLPERMEIGRRRLGRGLTFAEKVLVNHLRDPETGGLERGRSYTDLDPDRVAMQDATAQMALLQFMTAGLPEVAVPSTVHCDHLIQAKVEGKQDLATAIDVNAEVYDFLESVSAKYGIGFWRPGSGIIHQVVLEQYAFPGGMMIGTDSHTPNAGGLGMVAIGVGGADAVDVMTGYPFNVRWPKLIGVKLTGTLSGWSAPKDVILKVAEILTVKGGTGAIVEYFGPGAESLSCTGKATICNMGAEIGATTSLFAYDEAMSRYLKSTGREAIASAADAVAGDLRADDEVYADPQQYFDEVIEIDLSELRPLINGPHTPDRARPVSELGAEAATEGWPMEISAALVGSCTNSSYEDISRAASIARFAADKGLELKTSLLVTPGSEQVRATIERDGLLADLEALGATVLANACGPCIGQWSRSDVEEGDANVIVNSYNRNFPKRNDGLASTLSFVTSPETVIALALAGRVDFDPVSDTLTARDGSEVRLEVPVGEELPAKGFTGGDSGFLAPPADRSGVDVKVSPESDRLQLLEPFEAWDGQDFVALPVLMKAKGKCTTDHISAAGPWLKYRGHLENISGNLFIGAVNAFTDEVGMGKDHLDGQTKSYPDIARHYHEAGQPWVAIGDENYGEGSSREHAAMEPRFRGARVVFTRSFARIHETNLKKQGVLPLTFADPATYDAVDQDDRISVLGLADLAPDTPVRCQIVKPDGTTVDFEANHTMNDEQIEWFRAGGALNIIRARQNS encoded by the coding sequence ATGGCCGTCGCTGCCAACACCCCGATCGACCTCATCGAGTCCATCTACGGACAGCTCCCCGAGCGCATGGAGATCGGCCGCCGCCGGCTCGGACGAGGGCTCACCTTCGCCGAGAAGGTGCTCGTCAACCACCTGCGCGACCCCGAGACCGGGGGGCTCGAGCGGGGTCGCAGCTACACCGACCTCGATCCCGACCGCGTCGCCATGCAGGACGCCACCGCCCAGATGGCCCTGCTGCAGTTCATGACCGCTGGGCTCCCCGAGGTCGCCGTGCCCTCCACGGTGCACTGCGACCACCTGATCCAGGCCAAGGTCGAGGGCAAGCAGGACCTGGCCACCGCCATCGACGTCAACGCCGAGGTCTACGACTTCCTCGAGTCGGTGTCGGCCAAGTACGGCATCGGCTTCTGGCGACCGGGATCGGGCATCATCCACCAGGTCGTGCTCGAGCAGTACGCCTTCCCGGGCGGCATGATGATCGGCACCGACAGCCACACCCCCAACGCCGGCGGTCTCGGCATGGTGGCCATCGGCGTCGGCGGCGCCGACGCCGTCGACGTCATGACCGGCTACCCGTTCAACGTGCGCTGGCCCAAGCTCATCGGCGTCAAGCTCACCGGCACCCTCAGCGGCTGGTCCGCCCCCAAGGACGTCATCCTGAAGGTGGCCGAGATCCTCACCGTGAAGGGCGGCACCGGCGCCATCGTCGAGTACTTCGGCCCGGGCGCCGAGTCCCTCTCGTGCACCGGCAAGGCCACCATCTGCAACATGGGCGCCGAGATCGGCGCCACCACCTCGCTGTTCGCCTACGACGAAGCCATGTCGCGGTACCTCAAGAGCACCGGCCGCGAGGCCATCGCCAGCGCCGCCGATGCCGTGGCCGGCGACCTGCGCGCCGACGACGAGGTCTACGCCGACCCCCAGCAGTACTTCGACGAGGTCATCGAGATCGACCTCTCCGAGCTGCGCCCCCTCATCAACGGCCCCCACACGCCGGACCGGGCGCGCCCGGTCAGCGAGCTCGGCGCCGAGGCCGCCACCGAGGGCTGGCCCATGGAGATCTCAGCCGCCCTGGTCGGGTCGTGCACCAACTCCTCCTACGAGGACATCAGCCGGGCGGCCAGCATCGCCCGCTTCGCCGCCGACAAGGGCCTCGAGCTCAAGACCTCGCTGCTCGTCACCCCGGGCTCCGAGCAGGTGCGCGCCACCATCGAGCGCGACGGCCTGCTCGCCGACCTGGAGGCGCTGGGCGCCACCGTGCTGGCCAACGCCTGCGGCCCGTGCATCGGCCAGTGGTCGCGCAGCGACGTCGAGGAGGGCGACGCCAACGTCATCGTCAACTCCTACAACCGCAACTTCCCGAAGCGCAACGACGGGCTGGCCTCCACCCTGTCGTTCGTGACCTCGCCAGAGACCGTCATCGCCCTTGCCCTCGCCGGGCGGGTCGACTTCGACCCGGTGAGCGACACCCTCACCGCCCGCGACGGCTCCGAGGTCCGCCTCGAGGTACCGGTCGGCGAGGAGCTGCCCGCCAAGGGCTTCACCGGCGGCGACAGCGGGTTCCTGGCCCCGCCCGCCGACCGCAGCGGCGTCGACGTCAAGGTGTCGCCGGAGTCCGATCGCCTCCAGCTCCTCGAGCCCTTCGAGGCGTGGGACGGCCAGGACTTCGTGGCCCTGCCCGTGCTCATGAAGGCCAAGGGCAAGTGCACCACCGACCACATCTCGGCGGCCGGCCCGTGGCTGAAGTACCGCGGCCACCTCGAGAACATCTCCGGCAACCTCTTCATCGGCGCGGTCAACGCCTTCACCGACGAGGTCGGCATGGGCAAGGACCACCTCGACGGCCAGACCAAGAGCTACCCCGACATCGCCCGGCACTACCACGAGGCCGGTCAGCCCTGGGTGGCCATCGGCGACGAGAACTACGGCGAGGGCTCGTCACGCGAGCACGCCGCCATGGAGCCCCGCTTCCGGGGCGCCCGGGTCGTGTTCACCCGCAGCTTCGCCCGCATCCACGAGACCAACCTCAAGAAGCAGGGCGTGCTGCCGCTGACCTTCGCCGACCCGGCCACCTACGACGCCGTCGACCAGGACGACCGCATCAGCGTGCTCGGTCTGGCCGATCTGGCCCCCGACACCCCGGTGCGGTGCCAGATCGTGAAGCCCGACGGCACCACCGTCGACTTCGAGGCCAACCACACCATGAACGATGAGCAGATCGAGTGGTTCCGCGCCGGCGGCGCCCTCAACATCATCCGGGCCCGCCAGAACAGCTGA
- a CDS encoding GntR family transcriptional regulator produces the protein MRETRYQTIADDLRRRLESGDLGTSRLLPSESELSEAYAASRVTVRRALEVLREAGLVDSRQGFGWFVATDPLRQSLGRLGTIERQLTDEGVESTRQVLDFRFVDAPARARQVLGCDTVLRVRRLNLADGEPFALVTVWCPEEYGAELSRADVERTPFYELLGIALGGAVQTIGAAAATAADADQLRVPVGSPVLRCERITRSVDDEPVLLSEHVFPAHLTVFVVDLPHAEASMAPSGLRLVE, from the coding sequence GTGAGGGAGACCCGGTACCAGACCATCGCCGACGACCTGCGTCGCCGCCTCGAGTCGGGTGACCTCGGGACGTCCCGCCTCCTCCCCAGCGAGTCGGAGCTCTCCGAAGCGTACGCGGCGTCGCGGGTGACCGTCCGCCGAGCCCTCGAGGTGCTGCGCGAGGCAGGCCTCGTCGACTCCCGCCAGGGCTTCGGCTGGTTCGTGGCCACCGACCCGCTGCGCCAGAGCCTGGGCCGGCTCGGCACCATCGAACGTCAGCTCACCGACGAGGGGGTCGAGTCCACCCGCCAGGTGCTCGACTTCCGGTTCGTCGACGCCCCGGCCCGGGCCCGCCAGGTCCTCGGGTGCGACACCGTCCTACGGGTGCGAAGGCTCAACCTGGCCGACGGCGAGCCCTTCGCCCTGGTCACGGTGTGGTGCCCGGAGGAGTACGGTGCCGAGCTCAGCCGAGCCGACGTCGAGCGAACACCCTTCTACGAGCTGCTCGGCATCGCGCTGGGAGGCGCGGTGCAGACCATCGGCGCGGCCGCGGCCACCGCCGCCGACGCCGATCAGTTGCGGGTGCCGGTCGGATCGCCGGTGCTGCGCTGCGAGCGGATCACCCGCTCCGTCGACGACGAGCCGGTGCTGCTCTCCGAGCACGTGTTCCCGGCCCACCTCACGGTGTTCGTCGTGGACCTGCCCCACGCCGAGGCCTCCATGGCCCCGAGCGGGCTCCGCCTGGTCGAGTAG
- a CDS encoding DUF4190 domain-containing protein, producing MSDDPRSGDDAPRDPWGNPLPPEDRPPADPRPEDFPPPFPGEAPGTPGAVPPGYNPAWPPSADGPTPPPPGVPSQGWGQGEPWAPAKNDGLAVGALIAGIASLLCGIAGILGVVLGPTAITMGVLARRRVAASGGRVRGEGLGTAAIAMGVIGTTVSIVYLIIFIRNPDILTDIMDQLNTTTTTVPADSAN from the coding sequence ATGAGTGACGACCCCCGCAGCGGCGACGACGCACCCCGAGACCCGTGGGGCAACCCGCTGCCGCCCGAGGACCGCCCACCCGCCGATCCCCGCCCCGAGGACTTCCCGCCCCCCTTCCCCGGCGAGGCGCCGGGCACGCCCGGGGCGGTGCCGCCCGGCTACAACCCGGCCTGGCCCCCCTCGGCGGACGGCCCCACGCCACCACCCCCCGGCGTCCCCTCGCAGGGGTGGGGTCAGGGCGAGCCCTGGGCCCCGGCCAAGAACGACGGCCTGGCCGTGGGAGCGCTCATCGCCGGCATCGCCTCGTTGCTGTGCGGGATCGCCGGGATCCTCGGCGTGGTCCTGGGGCCCACGGCCATCACCATGGGCGTCCTCGCCCGTCGGCGGGTGGCGGCGTCGGGTGGCCGGGTCCGGGGTGAGGGGCTGGGGACCGCCGCCATCGCGATGGGGGTGATCGGCACGACCGTGTCGATCGTCTACCTCATCATCTTCATCCGCAACCCCGACATCCTCACCGACATCATGGATCAGCTGAACACCACGACGACCACGGTGCCCGCCGACTCGGCGAACTGA
- a CDS encoding MauE/DoxX family redox-associated membrane protein encodes MTASGIGYVAAVVVAAVFAVAGATKLRDPAGTARDFEALGLPRARVLAVFVPVAELSVVALLLIVPAAGAIGALVTLAFFTTFLVGRLRAGVVAPCACFGSARRDPLSVVEIVRNLGLMVLSAVALATDRPVRPSLVDLAVVLVPVGVAALAIGAVRRHRRGSAATASDHRGTSR; translated from the coding sequence ATGACGGCGAGCGGCATCGGCTACGTGGCAGCAGTGGTGGTGGCTGCCGTGTTCGCCGTGGCCGGGGCGACGAAGCTGCGCGATCCGGCCGGCACGGCCCGGGACTTCGAGGCGCTCGGCCTGCCGCGGGCCCGGGTCCTCGCCGTGTTCGTGCCGGTCGCCGAGCTGTCGGTCGTCGCCTTGTTGTTGATCGTGCCGGCCGCCGGCGCCATCGGTGCGCTCGTCACGCTCGCCTTCTTCACCACCTTCCTCGTCGGACGGCTGCGGGCCGGGGTGGTGGCCCCCTGCGCCTGCTTCGGATCGGCGCGACGTGACCCTCTCTCCGTGGTGGAGATCGTGCGGAACCTCGGCCTCATGGTCCTCTCCGCCGTCGCCCTCGCCACCGATCGGCCGGTGCGACCGAGCCTGGTCGACCTGGCGGTCGTGCTGGTGCCCGTGGGGGTCGCCGCGCTGGCGATCGGTGCGGTCCGACGGCACCGTCGCGGGTCCGCGGCGACCGCCTCCGATCACCGCGGGACGAGCCGGTAG